One Populus nigra chromosome 16, ddPopNigr1.1, whole genome shotgun sequence genomic window, CATGAGAAAGAGGAATCGAATTATTTGATTGACAgaataaaaggataaatttgCCTCTAATTAAGAAGAGGTTGgtgaaatattaatttacattGAACATTTACGAATAGATATAAGTGTTCTGAAGTGGAACATGAACATATAACAGTGACGAAGAACAAGGGATTTTCCCTCACTTCGACATTGAAGTAAGATTACTGCTGCACCAACTCGACACTTGAAAGTTAGGAAAACTTCCCCTACTTCACAAACAAATAAGAAAGATTTCCAACGTGTACAATATCTGACTACAACATTATTCTTGGGTATGAGCTGTTTGTCCTGAGTCACAGTTTCAAATACCCCACTTGAAGATAAAAAAGGATAGATGTTagttaattttaactttaattacAGCTTCACCAAATGGAGTCCAAATTGAATGGTTGCTCCTGCTGTGGCTGTGGCACTGAGTCTAAAaccttagaagaagaagatgcttgGAAATTTGAACCTAAATCAGTCCCAAACTCATGAACGATATTCCCATTTGTCAGAAACGAGTAATCAGTAGTTGTAGCTTCTCTTTGTTGATAACTCCTGAGTTGCAATGCCTTAAGCAACAAAGAATTCGTTGTAAGGTTTGAGCTTAGCAATCCTGGAGGCCATGAGAGTGAAGGGAGAGTTGCATGCGCTGCTTCTCTTGCTGCAGCCCAATTCATGTTCAAGTTCATATTTACATTGCTTTCGTTGTTGTAAGTGTGTGCCGAAATATTACTGAACCCACTTGATGAATTGGCAATACGATTTAGGTTTGGTAACTCAATATCTCCATACTGATCATTGACAATTGAGTTTGTATCACATAGAGACCCTAGAGATTGCTGAGAGGATGGTTCCTGCTGCGGTTTTTTTACTGCTGTGCTCTTCTGAAATATTCTACAAACTACCCATTCCTCCTGTGGCAATGAAACACCGAAGAAATTAGCTAGTCTTATAAAACACAAAGAGAACATGGCATGGACTGATAATAAAGCTGTAAGGATTGGTCAAATTGTGCCAAGTATATATGCATTACCTTTGTGGACTTGAAAGGATGCCTGTTTTCTAGCCTGTACTCATGCATAACCCAGTTACTTTTCTCACCCCTCGGGGCTCTACCCTTGTAGAACACTAGGGTTTTCTTCATTCCTACCAGCACTCCTGCACGAAAGATTTCCCTGTCTTTCCCTGTTGTTTTCCAGTAGCCTGCTTCAGTGGCTCTATTGGTTCGAAGTCCAGTTGGGTATTTTCTGTCTCTCAAGCTAAAAAAGTACCATTCTTTCTCCCCCATGGATGCCTTGCCTGCACCATGTATACATGTTAATTTTGAATCATGAGGTGAAGCTGTTCAGAAAATAATACTTCAATTTCGTACTGAGTGTGGAGAAGAGgttttcaacatattttgttttcaagtttttactgtttttcaaataaaaaaataaacaatataatcttttttcctttcatatacAAGAACTTTATAgcaatataaaacattaaaattattttgttttaaaatatattaaaaagaaaacgacAGGAATTAATAAGGGacggatttttaaaatttatgcttCTAAATTAAGTTATTTATCTCTTGAGAAAACGTgggatatattttatttttcttttgtcaacGAAATATTCTCCATTGATCATCAATTTTTGGAATGACAATAGcgaaaccatatatatataggagaatATTGATCAAAGAGCAAACACCTTAACCATTAATGGAGAACAGGAGG contains:
- the LOC133675175 gene encoding NAC domain-containing protein 92-like — protein: MEESLPPGFRFHPTDEELITCYLTRKVSDISFTSKAVVDVDLNKCEPWDLPGKASMGEKEWYFFSLRDRKYPTGLRTNRATEAGYWKTTGKDREIFRAGVLVGMKKTLVFYKGRAPRGEKSNWVMHEYRLENRHPFKSTKEEWVVCRIFQKSTAVKKPQQEPSSQQSLGSLCDTNSIVNDQYGDIELPNLNRIANSSSGFSNISAHTYNNESNVNMNLNMNWAAAREAAHATLPSLSWPPGLLSSNLTTNSLLLKALQLRSYQQREATTTDYSFLTNGNIVHEFGTDLGSNFQASSSSKVLDSVPQPQQEQPFNLDSIW